The genomic interval TATTCACACGCTTATTAAGACGATCTCTAACAAAAAGTAATCACTTAGGCCATCCTTAacaatattttggtttgcagtaagttttaaaaaaaaaaaaaaaaaaaaaaaaaaaaaaaaaaaaaaagtcggtaggtaggtctatatctttttttttcaagtttcaatgtaaaaattttttttacaattttggtgacggtgattGAAATTAGATggtatgaaattagacaaattagcatatcgtgacgtcactgactgggtcttcaacccatGCCTTCGGGGcacatcattgcaaaccttattttgatgcaggacatatagaccacaaacaaatttgtagccttcgtttgtatgtaggcctaggcaatttatctatttacaatacttactaaaatataattaatattattttattgcttttgtattagttgtccgaagagtaaaaaaaaaatttggtcggtcttaacgcaaatttacaacagGCAAGTCGGTCagacttaaagtaaaaaataaattaaaaaaaaaaaatttgagtcggtcctaaattgacatggtcggtcgggttacggcaaacaagaatatttttaaggatggcctaaatGAGTCCTTCTGTGTGAATGATGAAACAGAGCTGATGGTCAAGCACAATACACTGGTAAAAGCTGGGTTCTAGGGTTCTCTGTAGACATAATTTACTCCCCTAACCAGCTGAACTTAATCTCTAAATATAAGAAATTTGATCAACTTAAGAATTTATCATTGCTGTTGTATCTCCTGCTGATATTTTCACAAACGATTTCTATCATTAATGCTGAAATACTCGCAGCTCTGTGACGTCTTGCATCGTCTGTTCATTAACACGACAGTGTACATTAGGCACACATGGGTgcgttcatttatttacttttttacaaaCACGAGTAAGAGTTTCACACATGGTATCAAAAAGATGCAAAATACTGATGATTTATTTCTAGCAATCCTGTTAATAGGAGCTATATAGAGCTTGAAAGTTAGTCACTCTTCAACCTGGTCATCCTTTCTGGAATGTTACTGACCAGGAATTCCTGCTCTAGGGATAGATATAgtacaactacacacacacacacacacactttcacaaacTAGCAGCACTACTAATGGATACTACCATTAATATAcaccttttcatttttttttttaaatgaaggccAGTGAAAGGCAAAGTGCTTGTTCGttgttactgtaaataaattctcTGCAGTACGAGTGTTTCAGTAAGGCCCAAAATATCCAACCGAGTCTAGCCGTTTACACTGAATCAATCAACATATAAGACTTGTGGCTGGATGAAATTATTGAATGCATTAAGATGTTACAAATACTACAAGGTTTTCCGCACTGTTGTAAATTGAACGCAGGTGTCTATAAAATCCATTTTATACCCCTTTAGGATGCTTATTCTGGGTTCCCATGGACGAGCAGTTGCAACTCCCAGACACTCCAGCAAAGTGACGTAAGGCAAATCTCCTGAAGCACGTGCTAACAGACTCTGGACCAAGGAATCAGGCAGTATGATGGACGCATCAGTGTTTGGCAAATGCTTAAAGATATTCCGCTACATACCAAAATGCAGTGCCAACAGTGAAGTCTGAACGAGGAGGAATAAATGGTCTGGATGTTTTACAAGGTTTGGGTTCCTTAGCtccagtaaacattaacattttatacaataGCATGCTTCAGACTTTGCTGCACCAGTCTGGAAAAGGCCCCAGTGCACAAAGACAGTTAATCTATAAGCATATGTGCTGGTCCCAGTTAACCTACAATCTGTCCGGTATTAGAGTTAGTGTGACAAATTCTGCCATTGATCTATTATTTCTAGTAGATTATTTCTTGCAAATAGAAAGGGGAAGTTTTGAGAAtgtttgcttctcttttttttttttggctacttTCCGTATTCAACCTGCAAAAACATGGCACACAAACACGACTGACAAATCTACAAACAGCGGGAACATGGCAGAGCTTTCAGGAAGCCGCTCCACACTTTTAGCCTGAACTACAACATGCTGAATGTAACGCTTGGGACTGAACGGGCACAAattcccccacacacacttttcaaaaaaaattccaataaaacataaataaacaatccaCAAACCCTCTGGCTGTGTTTACTGATATTATGTAGAGAAgcagtatttgtgtgtattaacTAGCCAGTGTGTGTCTGCAATCAGCCTAGAAATCAATAAAccaggatgtggtagctcagtggttaaggtgttcgactactgatcggaaggaaggtcattggttcgaatcccaggtccaccaagctgccatccctgagcaaggcccttaaccctcaattgctcaggtgtatcctgaaataaaaatgtaagtcactctggataagagtgtctgctaaatgctgtaaatgtaaataaaccttGAATCAGTTGTAAATGACTGAAGGTTGGATTTTACCGCCACGTGTGTATCATTCCTGTGTACTGAAGACCCACAGGGCTGTTAAACACACTGCACGCTGACAGCTTGATCAGTGATGTTTAAGTGATGCTGTGATTCTACTCACTTGTTCCTGAGCACCTGCCAGGCCGCCTCGATATCCGCGTACAGGTTCTTCTCGGACGGTTTCCCGGTGCTCTGTCCGTACCCGGAGTAGTCGTATGAGAAGACGTTGCAGTTAATGCGCGAGCCGAGGCCGATGTAGAAGCTGCACATCTGTCCGAGGTCCACGGCGTTGCCGTGAGAAAAGAGCAGCGTGTAGCGGCTACTGGGCGCGCAGCGGACGAACATACACAACACGCGGTTACCGCGACTCGTGCGCGTGCCAAACACCTCAACGGCGTCCAGCTCGCGCTGGGAGTACTGCCAATCCGCGCGCTCGCTCAGGTGCAAGCTGCACGCGCCCTCAGTATCCGTGTGCACCGAGTACGTAGGCTCCGGGGGCAGGAAGGCCAGTTTAGCGGCGATGCGGCTCGGGCAGGGCGGGCAGCAGAACAGCCAGCAGAGCTCGCCCAGAGAGAAGCCGTTCATTCTCGGGCCTTGCTCAGGCATTGATGCGTTAAACTGCTAACGTTTAATCACAAAGCACACGgaaggggggggaaaaaaactacGCTTTAGAAATGGTTTATTTAGCAAGCAAGCTAATCAATACAAGCTAAGCTAATAAGCTAGTCAATGCAGCGTTAGCTACGTACCGCTTTCTGTGGCGCCTCTTAAATCAGTCGATTAACATCTTAAGATCTTTGCTTACCGCAAATACGACGTTGCTAAATAATTCTCCGaccctttaaattaaaaattcgGTTCCAGCTGTAAGTTAGCTTAGCCATACACAATGGAAGCAGCCATTTCTCCTGCTACAGTTAGGCCAAGTATAAGACTTCCGGTAGAAGCGGAAATCCTGTCAAACCGGAAGACAATGACGTCgcgtaaagtaaaaaataaataaataaatagtcgtgtcaagtattttttttaatctttacagGGAAGAAGGCCCGAGCTATCcgttcatttattttgtatttatttaaacattattattgcCACGttaaacacaacatttatgctttttattaaaagctAAAACACTGCtataaattttaatataaacagtCAACCAAGAATATTATTCAGTTTCCATAACAATTCTGCTAAAATGGGGACAACATatgtagaaataaatttgaGGTAGTTTAATATCTATTTAAAATCCAGCACATGGTCAGCCATCTTAAACATGACCTGGTTGAAAAAGCACGTACAGAAGTAATCCATATTAGCAGCACACCAGGCTCTCCAAGCaccgagatgcttttctgctcaccgtgattgtaaagagtggttatttgagttacagtAACCTTCCTGTCAGTCTGTCGTTTTCCTCAGACCTCACTCTTTTATCTCACCAGCCACAAAACTGCAGGGTCAATGgatgttgtttgttttacactTCATTCTTTCTGAATTCATTAAACCAGCATgcctggcaccaacaaccatgccttGGTTAAAGTCACTGATGTCAattttcccccattctgatgtcTAACATTAACTAAAGTgcatgacacacactcacatcaactgtatggactgcacagacctacaccaaatatacacacttccaatatacatccatcaaactgtttacatgctgtttttgctctttgcacatgctgtctcacattttagttgattgctgttttgcacaatactttacaatatctcatgtaactgctgctataatactgtgtttacTCCAATATTTCTGCCCACGCAATATTTATTGAACAtatagtatttacactggtcacgctgtttttttttattgtcttttgtgtaataacttgtatttttttttgtttttttgtcttttttgtcttgtcctgcactgtttgcaccaggttgcacagatgcactttatgtatctagaactacttactaagtccttagctctgtctttgttttatgtagcaccatgatcctggagaaacgttgtctcatttcactgtgtactgcaacagctatacagtatatggatgaaatgacacTAAAAGCTTCTTGGCTTGACTTGATGTACCTGTATAATTTTTGCACTGTGCTGCTACTCAGTTTTGGCTGATTTTGAGTAGTATGAGTAATATATACATTGAGAACAATCTGtattattttaagtattttaataatttcacTTTAAATGGTTTCAATCAAAACTggacaacattttttttaaatattaaaaaaaaattatttgtttttctgaacCCTGGCCTCTGAAGGGATGTACTATGTAGTGCTCTTGTCTTGATTGTATATTTTCTCtatttatgataaaaaaaaaaaaaatcactgctcTATGTAAAATGCTACCTAATCAGGACTCTGGGTCACTGAGTCTTTGTTAAGTACATCAGCTCAGTGATACATGATCATATTAGTACTCATTAGCTCATATGTCACTCTGACCTCTGGAACATCATCCCAACTCTGGAACAGTGGAAAATCTAAACTCACTTTGTAACCAGAAATGTTGATATACGAAAATAACTACATTCATCTAAATAACCATGCATACTattcaaaatataataatatcataGTGGTACATACCAAGCTCACTGATTTACATGAATAACATCCTAAAGTAACATTATGTCTTTAGTAAAATAAGTTTCTTTCTGGGTTAATGGAATTGAAATAGAACTATATATTactaagaaaataacaaataaaataatgagatGATTTTTGAATAACAaggttaaatgtttatttttcaggactCAATCTTTCCCCAGATTCTCAATCTGTGCTTCACTGTTTTTGCATAGGCTTGTCTAACCTAATATTCTCAACAACGATAAGCCAAGAAATCAGCAGGGACTTTGGACAAAATGCTAAAACCACAGTAAGGCAATCAGACATTCACAGTTTCAAAGGCATAGTTGGTAAATGACCAAGCTGGAACACTGTTTCTTTCAGATTATATAAGCAATACATTGAGTGTGATATCCAGGCTTGTGGCAGGACAGATGGATGAGACATGCAGAAGAATGAACCAATGAACATCTcagattgtttttaaatttcagatGCTTTGGTCAGAGACTTTGGTTTCTTCAGTCACAGTCCACTAAAAGAAACAACAGTCTGTGCTTTGGATTTCAACAGACATTTTCCCGTACTGACTTTAATTTGTATCTTGATGTATTTGAGTCCTCAGTGCAGTGGTATATGGACTGTCTCACAGAGGCCTCCTGTTTTACTAGTTTTCCACAACCGCCTCAGGCTCCGAAGTGTTATTACCTATGAGTGCAGCAACAAAAATCTTAcaacaagcaaaataaaaaggaacTGTCGGTTTAATCAGATTTCCAGAGGTAACACCTATTTACTGCAACTTATTATCAGAACAGATGCTCTTTTATAACCTAGCAGATTATAATGTTTATGCTTTTTCAGCACTTCTCTTCTATCCCTCACACATGCACCTTCTGCTGCGAATATATTAAAGCTATATTCAAAGTCTCAGAGTCAgatggtttatttttatcttcagtTCAAAGTAAGAAGGATCAATTCTACTTGTGAGAATCAAATATTTTCCAATAGTACTActtgaagaaaaaacaatgtttGATCCTTTGGAAATATCAGCGAGCCCATTTTCCGATTTCTAATAAATCATGACAAAAAGTCATTCGTGGTGAAATCCTTATCAAAGGTTGACAACTTTAGATTACAACAAATTGCTGTGTGTAGTAGAGCCACTTTTGCTAGATTGCAGAGTCTGAGTGTGTCGTAAGAGCCACTTGAGATCTCGGCATGCACTTGTGCAATTGTGTCTCGTTCCTACATTTGTACTCAGACGTCTATAGTAAAGGTCAACTGGGATTTAATGGCAGGAAGTGAAACAACAGGTTGTATTGGGAAAAGAATGGGGAGAAATGACAAATCTTCCTGTCATCCATTTTTTCCTGCATTTGTTCTCACCTCTTCTATTTCAGCATGAGTCTCAGCAGTATCCCTTTGCATAGTACTTAATTGAACATTGGTGCACAAACCCAATGTCTAGATGTGTATTCTTTCAGCATGCTGTGAACTTTTGAGAAGACAGTAAATTAATCTATTATGCTTGCTATGCTCTAGGTTCAGGTTCATTCCTTAGCTTGTGTTCCAGTCTGTGCAGAGGTTTGCATGGtatttatatgtttgtgtgggtttaCTCCAGATTCGGCAGTTTTCTACTggcagtaggtggattggcagGTCTAAAATTAGCCCTAGGTAAGAACTgcgtgtttatttgtttgtatgtgtggtgcCGTGCGATGGACTGGTATCCCATTCATGGCCTGTTCCCTTATGCTCACTGCTCCTAGGATAGCCTCTAGATCTAACAGAACTTTGACCAGAGTATGGTGCTTCCAAAAAAATGATTTGCTTGAATGTGTGGGGgagattctattctattaatcaGAAATAATAGTTCAAGTGAACTCTTTCCTAAGTTGCAGAGAAGAACGCAGCAGAGTCCAGTGGAATATCAAACATATTTATTCAATACACTTGCAAGTGTGAAGTCAGTCTGTCCCGACCTAAGTCTGAACAGAGTGAGTTAGTTGGTTTGTAAAGCAGTTCTCTATTTATACAAGATACTGGACCCAAGGTTCATAATTATGTGTCCGTGTGGCATCTTCCACTGATCTTGTCATCCTCTAATCATGTCATTTCACAGGCAGGGCAACGGTCACACTGTCATTTCCCATACATCTGCAAAGTTCTTATCTTTCATGCTTAGTGTGCAGGTTGGAAAACAGTTCAGTCCCCCTTTGTTATCATTGCTGTTCCTaatttcaggtgtgtgtgtgtgtgttgataaaGAATGTTCATTAATGTTCATCATGTTAATTTTTGTTATTCACAACAATTTTCTATTACAAATGAATATTTACTGTGTATTActatttcattctttcattattttatacgATTTCACAATTACATCCTTCACTCAGAAAGTTATATCATTTGTATTCTGAGTGTCAGATCCTGACTAGACTGTAGCACCTCTAAATACTAGCATTACTTTATATGGTTCTGCCTCATTTGTAActtattttgttctttgtttttccaaatgaacaaatctagAATTATATGCAGCCTAAACCTCCTTCAACTGTACCCTGATCGACCATTGTAGATCacaactctttttttatttggctCCCTCGCATTTTCCGTATTTCATTAACATAACAAGACACAGATCTCCAGATGGCCTTGCATTAATGGCTTTGTGCAAATGAAGAGCAGTTGCCTGAGAGCTCAAGTTAACAATGACCAGAATGCTCATGGGCCGCTGCTAAACAAAACAGAGATGGCAATAACAACAAAAGACTTCTGGATGGTTTAGGACAGCACTGGTGGGAGCCATCCAGTGTGATGAGTCAAACCTGGACAAAACCCACCCGATTCACGTCCTGCTTTTGGGAACATAGCAACCCAAAACTGATACTTtgtcaaaaacaaacagcattctTGGATGTGCTCTAAGAGCCGCTTTGGCACAGTAGTGCTTATTTAATTGGCGAGCGGTGGCTCTCAGCTATCAGCGATTACCGCCTCTGGAAAGGCAGATCTATGTGTTATTGGAGATTAAAAACAGGAATACTTGAGAACAGGCTCTCCTGGGTGCTAAAGTACTCTCTGTGAAGCTAGCAAAAGGTTATTGCTAGTGGAAAGACCCAGTGAGAAAGGCACTGTGGGGCTACCATTCATCTGAACAATGCTAGAAGGTATGACAGGGCCTCCGCATATGTGCATTTCCTTTCAGAGTGAACGGTTCCATGGTTTTGAAGCAGAGTGAGACACAAGTCGCAATTAGGATTATATGCTCCATCAAACTTTCTGTAAggtttacacacatacattcttcCCACCATTGTGTCCAAGAATTCACTATTTTATGCTAAAACACAattgtttgattcattttcccATGTTTACCTCTGAAAACATTGTCATTTCCTAAGATTAAGACGTACAAGAAGTATGTGTCATTAAAGCTGAAATACTCTTTTTCCATTCGAATagttggatttatttttttttatgttgtgcgGTGAGTAGCATTGCCATTTTTTCAGCTCTAGGATCACTAGTTGTATCCTGACCACGGAGTTTCACATATTCACACCCACGTGGGTTTCCGCtatgttctctggtttccttttccttcttcccAAAGAACATTCCAGTATATGGATTGGCAACTGTAATAGAGTGAATAAGTAGAATGACAGGCGTCTCATCCAGGCCTTGTGTCCAGAGTTCCCAGGATATGTTCCCTAGCCACTGTGACCTTAACAAGGATAAAGtttatagaaaatgaaagaagGTGCATTTAGTAAACAAGGGATGAAATCGATGGTTTAAAAAGTGACTATTAATGTAGTGTTTCATGCTTATTTGAATGTGTGAAAAGAAACTGCTCtgcttcttttctgttctggtttTAAATTAGGTTGCATCATCTGTCAAAAGTGGATATTTAGCAACCACAGGAGCTCTCTCACTCAGAACCTTCACATTCATCCTTCtgttcaaaagtaattatcatacaGATTCAAAGcactgatttacatttatggggCCAATTATTGGTCCATTCTTAACCTCAGTATACACTAGAGCTTAGTGATCAGATCACATGATCTCTCAGAAGTTGTTAAAATTCTAATACAATCATTATCTTTTTCCAGACTACTGGTCTAGTTACTAGCCACACCTTGCATACTATATCACCTTTACAGAGCATCTGAATGTTGCTGCAACCTTGGTTCAGAACAAAGAGTTTCTTTGAATGTCCTTCTCTTAGACCAAATATGCTCGGTAAGGCAAGATGACACTACTTTAGTGTCTTGTTTCCTCAATGGTGCAATAATCATCCTCTTCCACTCCAAATGTCCAGTTGTAACCAatccttacaaaaaaaaataataaacaaacaaaaaaaacactttaaaatgaattacttatttgtatttctgtttattgccGTTTATTGCTTATGCCCCCCCATTCAGGCTCTACAAACAGCTTAAGTCTCTGGTTATGAACTCCGCATTTCCCCAAAACACATTCTTTAAGCAATTTATTGCATTGAAGCTTTTATCTGTTCTTACTCTTTGTAAACTTGAtgataaatatactgtaaatattttaaaaaataaaggttctgTCTATCCTTGTGCCTCAAGTACAGGTTATGTGAAGGGGACAAACTTAAGAATCTATAAAGATGCTACCAAAGAGTGTTAATTTTTTTAGCATAACTCTCACGCTAAATGCGTTATGATTTAAATCTATACATTCCCCCAAATGCTTATTTAGTAAACATGTCGATAAAGAAATGTCCTTGCTAGGGCAGGTCACAGAGCTTAGCAGCTGAGGATTAAATGCCTTGCATAAGGGCCCAAAAGTGTCTCTTGAGTTTTGAACACAAGCTTCCAGTCAGAACCTGATTGTGCTGATTGTCACAATAGAACTGCTGAGCTACCACTTATACGAGAGATGGAATTTATTGAtctgtattttgtttctatattaaATACCCACTTCAGGAGGATTTAGGAGAGATCCTTCACCTCGCCAACTGAAGTCCACTTTCAGTATGGCCGCTTAAGACTAATAGCACTGTCCAAAACAACTAGGGCACATAAAAGTGTCAGAGGCACCTTTGTTTTGCAAGTTAGGATGTAGACCTGCTGGGGTGAGGATATGTAGTACTGGCAAAAACACTGtcactgatttttattatttcactttgAGAAGTTTCCGAATCGTTTATATGATATATAGCTCTGACGCATCGCTGGAGATGATATTTATGCTATACTGCAGTACTATCTATCTGGGTCAGATAGAGCTTCCAAATGCTATAGGCAATGAGTGTAAACAAGtttctgaatatattttagaatGGCGAAAAAAAAATAGGTTACCGAATGTGCAAATGGGTAAATAATGGGTAaataaaagtctacacacccctaattaaatgacaaaaaaataataacctgGTTGTATAAGTTTGCAAATCCTTTTATAATCGGAGAGGTGGCGTCAGCTCTTATTGTAGAATTTGTTTCTTCATCAAACCGTTGACGCCATAGTCTGCATAGAGCTTACAAAGCATTCATGGAATCTCATTTGTTGAAAGGTATCAATCAGGAAAGAGGCatataaaagaattttaaaaacattagctGTACCACGGAACACCATAAACGTCATTATCAACAAATAGAGAAAATGGAGCAAAGCAGTGACATCAACAGACCAGGACATCTTTCCAAATTTACAAgaaaagtaaaagtacaagcaAAAAAACTTACCATGGAGTCTTTCAAGAGACTTATGGCAACATTATGAGCTGCAGTACTGATTAGTCTCTGAATGTGACAACAGTCATATACTTTGAATGTATATGGTTGTTGTCATGAAGGCTATGgttaaaagaaagctttttctcacagaaagCATCCAAGCCACTAAATCTCTATAAACCATGGAGCAAAATGTGTTATGGTTTCATAAGTCCAATTTTTTGttgaaaaaaccccaaaacatgCCACTACCCGTAACCTTTGACACTATATgaataaacaatgaaaaaaatacagttcCAGTTTTATTGTGCTAGTATTACTAGTACTTTGTGGAATGAAATGAGTAGTAAAGGAACCTATATTGAACTCTACAAACAGCTTAAGTCTCTGGTTATGAATGCTACATTTCCCAAAAACACATTCTTcaaacaatttatttcattgAAGCTTTTATCTGTTCTTACTCTTTGTAAACCTGatgataaatataattatttaaaaaataataaaggttCTGTCTATCTTTGTGCCTCAAGTACAGGTTCTGTGAAGGGGACAGACTAAAGAATCCATAAAAATGCTACCgaagagtgttttttttgttaaagaataaacaaaccATGCCACTACCCGTCACACCAAAGAACACCATACTGACAATGCATAAGGGTGGAGGCAGCATGATGGTTTCTGaactaggtttttttttatgaaagtgGCAGGAATCATGAAGAGTTACAAATACCTGCCGTTTttaagatgaagatgaaaaaggTTGTTAGCACATATGTTGTTAGCATATATATATGGAGTCATGGGCAGATACTGTACATGAGAGTAAGTCTTTAATTCATGACatatcttttcttttcacttgcCTTTCTCAGATTAAATACCAGAACTGAAACAGAGATAATACTGGCTTTTAACTCTGAGTTGCTCAGGTGTAtacttgaattgaatatataaacataataatgtgtttgtattctaCTCTGAGTTTATCCCCTGTTACAATTTTGGTTCAAAAGTTGAACGGCCAATTTCTACTGTACCTCATGTTTAAGAAAAGAACCAGAaatgatgattttatttcttgttcAATTTTCACTAGACTCAACCTTTTCTGCACTTTTCTGGACACAACATTTTGAAACGTTAAGGTCGCATTCCGATTGACCTGCCACACATCTGTGTGTACACACTTCTGCATGTCAGTTCTCCAAGGAGAAATACTTCTGAAGCAGTGGTTTCACCACATAAGAAAATATtgaacaccttttttttcccacagttgtacataaatataaaactttctATCTTGCAACTGCAAGCTAATATTGTgactttttaatcttttataacTTGGTAAGATCACACCAGTGCAAGTCCGTTGCAGATCCAGAATAAAAGATCACAGCTGTATGATCTAAACCAGCAAAGACAAGTGCTGCTTGCTTCTCTAGCAAATACTGTTTTTATTGGTGCCTGTCTTGCAAAATTCACTGAGTTAGAACCTTTGACACTATATgaataaacaatgaaaaaaatacagttcCAGTTTTATTGTGCTAGTATTACTAGTACTTTGTGGAATGAAATGAGTAGTAAAGGAACCTATATTGAGTCAAAAATGcactttgatgatgatgatgatgatgatgatttatataattattatataagtacttgtttatttatatgattaATTTCATAAttagtacatttatttaattatcttaTTAAAAAGCCACAGGTCTTTCTAAGTTCATGTATCGCTTCTTTAGTTTCTCTTTAAACCCATGTTAGTGAAAGagtaaaattattataatagcaCTGTAGCAGCATGACTCACCAAAGAGtgcctaaagattattattatacaagaCAGAGGTGTGTACAGGactgtttaatttaattgaacttgctctctctctgaaggAATTCTGGAAAACCTGCCACAGAAAGCCTGACTGCTCCAACCCGCCCCTGCAGTTATTTTCTTGTTCATGTCTGCGATTTATTCCAATGAACATAGATGAGTCTTTTCCCCCAGATGCAAACACACTAGCAGTTTTAATTCCTGTGACACATCCATAGTTACTGGAGATGAATAAACAGACAATGCTCAATGCCTTGTGAGCACCAGTACACTCCTAGGATAATGAATATACTTTATGCATCTTTTATTTGTCTGATATTAGTGATATTAGCGAATAAAGTTACACGCTATGTTAAACATCCCCATAAAACAGGACCATCGCACGTTAAGTTTGTTATAACTGTAAGGATAAAGACATCACTGCAATGAAATGCTTTCTGAAAATCTATGTTAATTTATGCCATATTATGCCTCATGTCACATAATGCAGATTGGAAAGTGTATTTTTTGCTGAGGATCGGTCTCAGGCTCCCTGATGACCGGCTCTTTTAGCCTGATCTGTAATCAGTCCCAGAGGAAAGAATACTGGGAAAAGT from Tachysurus vachellii isolate PV-2020 chromosome 1, HZAU_Pvac_v1, whole genome shotgun sequence carries:
- the abhd17c gene encoding alpha/beta hydrolase domain-containing protein 17C — encoded protein: MPEQGPRMNGFSLGELCWLFCCPPCPSRIAAKLAFLPPEPTYSVHTDTEGACSLHLSERADWQYSQRELDAVEVFGTRTSRGNRVLCMFVRCAPSSRYTLLFSHGNAVDLGQMCSFYIGLGSRINCNVFSYDYSGYGQSTGKPSEKNLYADIEAAWQVLRNKYGVTPENIILYGQSIGTVPTVDLAARYECAAVILHSPLMSGLRVAFPDTRKTYCFDAFPSIDKVSKVASPVLVIHGTEDEVIDFSHGLAIYERCPRAVEPLWVEGAGHNDIELYAQYLERLKQFISFELATS